The Deltaproteobacteria bacterium DNA segment CGATCACCAGGGGCGGCTGCATCGTGGAGACCGCCTTCGGAGAGGTGGACGCAACGGTCGAGGGCCTGCTCGCCGACATAGAGGAGAGGCTCACCGATGAAGAGTGACGAGATCGTTGCGCGGCTCCGGCACCGCCGCAGGGTCATAGAGCGGATGAACCCCATAAAGGTGAACGGCCGTGTAACCAGGGTGGTGGGTCTCGTCATGGAGGGGGTCGGACCGGGGGCGAGCGTCGGAGAGCTCTGTTACGTCTTTCCAAAGGGCGAGGGCGAGCCCATACCCAGCGAGGTCGTCGGCTTCTCGGACGACAGGATCATACTCATGCCGCTTGGCGACGTGCGCGGCGTGGGCACGGACAGCAAGATCGTTACCAAGCGCCGCAGGGTGGCCGTCGGCGTGGGTGAGTCGCTTCTGGGGCGCACACTCGACGGTCTCGGCAACCCCATAGACGGTCTCGGTCCACTGGACGTGGAGGACGAGTATCCCCTGTACGCCGACCCCATAAATCCCTTTCTGCGCCGGCGGATCACCGAGCCCCTCAACGTGGGCATCAAGGCCGTGAACGGCCTTCTCACCATCGGCAAGGGCCAGCGCATGGGGATCTTCTCGGGAAGCGGCGTGGGCAAGAGCGTGCTGCTCGGCATGATGGCCCGCTACACGACGGCCGACGTGAACGTCATCGCGCTGGTGGGCGAGCGCGGCAGGGAGGTGAAGGAGTTCATCGAGAGGGACCTGGGCGAGGAGGGGCGCAGGAGATCGGTGCTCGTCGTGGCCACCTCGGATCAGCCCCCGCTCATAAGGATGAGGGCCGCCTTCATGGCCACGGCCATAGCCGAGTACTTCAGGGACAGGGGCCGGGACGTGCTCCTCATGATGGACTCGATCACCAGGTTCGCCATGGCCCAGCGCGAGGTCGGGCTTGCGGCCGGAGAGCCGCCGGCGTCGAAGGGCTATCCCCCGTCGGTCTTCGCCCTTCTTCCGCGGCTTCTCGAAAGGGCCGGCACCTGCGAGGGGGAGGGCACCATAACGGCCTTCTACACCATACTCGTCGAGGGCGACGACGTGAACGACCCCATAGGCGACGCGACACGCGGCATACTCGACGGCCACGTGGTGCTCTCAAGGGAGCTCGCCGCCCAGGGACACTATCCGGCCATCGACATACTCTCGAGCGTGAGCCGCGTGATGATGGACATAGTTCCTCCCCAGCACCGCGACTTCGCCATGAAGGTCAAGT contains these protein-coding regions:
- the fliI gene encoding flagellar protein export ATPase FliI, which translates into the protein MKSDEIVARLRHRRRVIERMNPIKVNGRVTRVVGLVMEGVGPGASVGELCYVFPKGEGEPIPSEVVGFSDDRIILMPLGDVRGVGTDSKIVTKRRRVAVGVGESLLGRTLDGLGNPIDGLGPLDVEDEYPLYADPINPFLRRRITEPLNVGIKAVNGLLTIGKGQRMGIFSGSGVGKSVLLGMMARYTTADVNVIALVGERGREVKEFIERDLGEEGRRRSVLVVATSDQPPLIRMRAAFMATAIAEYFRDRGRDVLLMMDSITRFAMAQREVGLAAGEPPASKGYPPSVFALLPRLLERAGTCEGEGTITAFYTILVEGDDVNDPIGDATRGILDGHVVLSRELAAQGHYPAIDILSSVSRVMMDIVPPQHRDFAMKVKSTVATYMKAYDMISIGAYKKGSDPKVDHAIEAIDRINAFLRQDISERVDYDDSIQALYSLPV